The Ascaphus truei isolate aAscTru1 chromosome 20, aAscTru1.hap1, whole genome shotgun sequence genome includes the window cctgtgtgaattctcttATGTTTAACAAGAGCAGAGTTCCgagtaaaacatttcccacattcagaacatacaaatggtttttctcctgtgtgaCATCTCTGATGTAAAACAAGAGATGCCTTCTcgataaaacatttcccacattcagaacatacaaatgatTTTTCTCCTGTGTGACTTCTCTGATGTAAAACAAAGGCTCCATTCTGggcaaaacatttcccacattcagaacattcaaatggtttttctcctgtgtgaattctctgatgttgaACAAGAGCTCCATTCTGGGTAAAACAtgtcccacattcagaacatacaaatggtttttctcctgtgtgaattatctgatgtttaacaagagtAAAGTTATGGGCAAAacgtttcccacattcagaacatacaaatggtttttctcctgtgtgaattctcaTATGTTTATAAAGAGTAGAGTTatgggtaaaacatttcccacattcagaacatacaaatggtttttctcctgtgtgaattctctgatgtttaacaagagcAGAGTTatgggtaaaacatttcccacattcagaacatgcaAATagtttttctcctgtgtgaattctctgatgtgaAACAAGATTTGAATTCAggttaaaacatttcccacattcagaacatacaaatagtttttctcctgtgtgaattctctgatgtgaAACAAGACGTGCCTTCTcgataaaacatttcccacattcagaacatacaaatgatTTTTCTCTTGTGTGAATTCTCGAATGTCTAACAAGAGATTCCTTCTtcataaaacatttcccacattcagaacatacaaatgatttttctcctgtatgaattcTCTGATGTGTAACAAGAGCAGATTTATACCAGAAATGTTTCCCACAGTCAGAGCAAGATAACTTTTCTCCTTCATGATTTTTCAGATGTTTAACAAGACATGAGTTACTAGTAAAGCATTTCTGACATACAAGGCAGTTATGTAGCATTTCTGTGGTGTGCGTTCTTTGGTGAGTTCTATAAGCTGACCCATTATTAAAATTTTTAGCACATTCACAGCATGTGTAGCTAGGCACCGACAGGTTCTTGGGAACTTTTCCTGCATTAGTTTTTCCTTTGTTACACTTTGTATTAGGAGTCAATGAATTTTCTATCCTTTTATT containing:
- the LOC142471228 gene encoding uncharacterized protein LOC142471228 translates to MEPVQFDNVAIYVSKNEWDYLTEEQKKLYKDVMMENYQTLRSLGCVNVTPEIVSMIERGEEPYIRGHQQYKEKGNPTNISTDCVMKDINATHIYQGENCISQNMPSESLRETVSIIVKESTSQEEGHLTDANIYTIRENKRIENSLTPNTKCNKGKTNAGKVPKNLSVPSYTCCECAKNFNNGSAYRTHQRTHTTEMLHNCLVCQKCFTSNSCLVKHLKNHEGEKLSCSDCGKHFWYKSALVTHQRIHTGEKSFVCSECGKCFMKKESLVRHSRIHTREKSFVCSECGKCFIEKARLVSHQRIHTGEKLFVCSECGKCFNLNSNLVSHQRIHTGEKLFACSECGKCFTHNSALVKHQRIHTGEKPFVCSECGKCFTHNSTLYKHMRIHTGEKPFVCSECGKRFAHNFTLVKHQIIHTGEKPFVCSECGTCFTQNGALVQHQRIHTGEKPFECSECGKCFAQNGAFVLHQRSHTGEKSFVCSECGKCFIEKASLVLHQRCHTGEKPFVCSECGKCFTRNSALVKHKRIHTGEKPFVCSECGKCFTHSSTLVIHQRVHTREK